The following proteins are encoded in a genomic region of Entelurus aequoreus isolate RoL-2023_Sb linkage group LG01, RoL_Eaeq_v1.1, whole genome shotgun sequence:
- the LOC133653502 gene encoding protein B4 isoform X2, with protein sequence MPPKKNLTVVDAKASSSDAPVLGKKGPVALRVKSANPATNLMVREAIKTLDSRNGVSLQAIHNFIKLNYPSTDSVRRNYFVRRAIKKGLETGELVRPANAVVTVGAKGRFRLAPKAKEVKGKQENENPNVQEAPKEESKKTKTANGAAKKSDAGNEPKKEEVKVPEKSKNEVPLSSKVAPAKKPKSKKAADEDEKVVSGKTKAKLKGAKLKEAKEPKTTKEPKTTKEPKTTKEPKTTKEPKTTKEPKLK encoded by the exons ATGCCTCCTAAAAAGAATTTAACCGTTGTTGATGCGAAAGCGTCTTCCAGCGACGCGCCGGTGCTTGGAAAAAAGG GTCCTGTAGCTTTGCGCGTTAAGTCCGCAAATCCTGCAACTAACTTAATGGTGAGAGAGGCGATAAAAACACTGGACTCCAGAAATGGGGTTTCGTTACAGGCCATCCACAACTTCATCAAGCTCAACTACCCGTCCACGGACAGCGTCCGGCGCAATTACTTTGTCCGCAGAGCCATCAAGAAAGGTCTGGAAACGGGCGAGTTGGTGAGGCCGGCCAACGCCGTCGTCACTGTAGGCGCAAAGGGCAGATTTCGG CTCGCACCAAAGGCCAAAGAGGTCAAAGGTAAACAAGAAAATGAGAATCCAAATGTGCAAGAAGCCCCAAAGGAGGAAAGCAAGAAGACAAAAACTGCTAATG GCGCTGCAAAGAAATCGGATGCTGGAAATGAACCAAAGAAAGAG GAGGTAAAGGTTCCCGAAAAGTCGAAAAATGAGGTGCCTCTGTCCTCAAAGGTGGCGCCAGCCAAGAAGCCCAAATCTAAAAAAGCTGCAGACGAAGATGAAAAGGTTGTGTCTGGCAAGACCAAAGCTAAGCTCAAGGGGGCTAAGTTGAAGGAAG CCAAGGAGCCCAAGACCACCAAGGAGCCCAAGACCACCAAGGAGCCCAAGACCACCAAGGAGCCCAAGACCACCAAGGAGCCCAAGACCACCAAGGAGCCCAAGCTTAAGTAA
- the LOC133653502 gene encoding protein B4 isoform X1, protein MPPKKNLTVVDAKASSSDAPVLGKKGPVALRVKSANPATNLMVREAIKTLDSRNGVSLQAIHNFIKLNYPSTDSVRRNYFVRRAIKKGLETGELVRPANAVVTVGAKGRFRLAPKAKEVKGKQENENPNVQEAPKEESKKTKTANGAAKKSDAGNEPKKEEVKVPEKSKNEVPLSSKVAPAKKPKSKKAADEDEKVVSGKTKAKLKGAKLKEAKEPKTTKEPKTTKEPKTTKEPKTTKEPKTTKEPKTTKEPKTTKEPKLK, encoded by the exons ATGCCTCCTAAAAAGAATTTAACCGTTGTTGATGCGAAAGCGTCTTCCAGCGACGCGCCGGTGCTTGGAAAAAAGG GTCCTGTAGCTTTGCGCGTTAAGTCCGCAAATCCTGCAACTAACTTAATGGTGAGAGAGGCGATAAAAACACTGGACTCCAGAAATGGGGTTTCGTTACAGGCCATCCACAACTTCATCAAGCTCAACTACCCGTCCACGGACAGCGTCCGGCGCAATTACTTTGTCCGCAGAGCCATCAAGAAAGGTCTGGAAACGGGCGAGTTGGTGAGGCCGGCCAACGCCGTCGTCACTGTAGGCGCAAAGGGCAGATTTCGG CTCGCACCAAAGGCCAAAGAGGTCAAAGGTAAACAAGAAAATGAGAATCCAAATGTGCAAGAAGCCCCAAAGGAGGAAAGCAAGAAGACAAAAACTGCTAATG GCGCTGCAAAGAAATCGGATGCTGGAAATGAACCAAAGAAAGAG GAGGTAAAGGTTCCCGAAAAGTCGAAAAATGAGGTGCCTCTGTCCTCAAAGGTGGCGCCAGCCAAGAAGCCCAAATCTAAAAAAGCTGCAGACGAAGATGAAAAGGTTGTGTCTGGCAAGACCAAAGCTAAGCTCAAGGGGGCTAAGTTGAAGGAAGCCAAGGAGCCCAAGACCACCAAGGAGCCCAAGACCACCAAGGAGCCCAAGACCACCAAGGAGCCCAAGACCACCAAGGAGCCCAAGACCACCAAGGAGCCCAAGACCACCAAGGAGCCCAAGACCACCAAGGAGCCCAAGCTTAAGTAA
- the LOC133653502 gene encoding protein B4 isoform X3, whose amino-acid sequence MPPKKNLTVVDAKASSSDAPVLGKKGPVALRVKSANPATNLMVREAIKTLDSRNGVSLQAIHNFIKLNYPSTDSVRRNYFVRRAIKKGLETGELVRPANAVVTVGAKGRFRLAPKAKEVKGKQENENPNVQEAPKEESKKTKTANGAAKKSDAGNEPKKEVAPAKKPKSKKAADEDEKVVSGKTKAKLKGAKLKEAKEPKTTKEPKTTKEPKTTKEPKTTKEPKTTKEPKTTKEPKTTKEPKLK is encoded by the exons ATGCCTCCTAAAAAGAATTTAACCGTTGTTGATGCGAAAGCGTCTTCCAGCGACGCGCCGGTGCTTGGAAAAAAGG GTCCTGTAGCTTTGCGCGTTAAGTCCGCAAATCCTGCAACTAACTTAATGGTGAGAGAGGCGATAAAAACACTGGACTCCAGAAATGGGGTTTCGTTACAGGCCATCCACAACTTCATCAAGCTCAACTACCCGTCCACGGACAGCGTCCGGCGCAATTACTTTGTCCGCAGAGCCATCAAGAAAGGTCTGGAAACGGGCGAGTTGGTGAGGCCGGCCAACGCCGTCGTCACTGTAGGCGCAAAGGGCAGATTTCGG CTCGCACCAAAGGCCAAAGAGGTCAAAGGTAAACAAGAAAATGAGAATCCAAATGTGCAAGAAGCCCCAAAGGAGGAAAGCAAGAAGACAAAAACTGCTAATG GCGCTGCAAAGAAATCGGATGCTGGAAATGAACCAAAGAAAGAG GTGGCGCCAGCCAAGAAGCCCAAATCTAAAAAAGCTGCAGACGAAGATGAAAAGGTTGTGTCTGGCAAGACCAAAGCTAAGCTCAAGGGGGCTAAGTTGAAGGAAGCCAAGGAGCCCAAGACCACCAAGGAGCCCAAGACCACCAAGGAGCCCAAGACCACCAAGGAGCCCAAGACCACCAAGGAGCCCAAGACCACCAAGGAGCCCAAGACCACCAAGGAGCCCAAGACCACCAAGGAGCCCAAGCTTAAGTAA